A genomic region of Paenibacillus sp. PL2-23 contains the following coding sequences:
- a CDS encoding glycosyltransferase, which yields MDKISCVITTYKRPVVTLRRAVESIVNQTYSNLEIIIVNDAPQLIELSEQIRIMLSTYTNFPLTYIVHKENMGACHARNTAIRHATGNYVAFLDDDDEWLTTKLEKQYKLICKEDVALVYCDHYEIQTNGDRKLVKEPLAREGLHTNDFERLLLENFIGSTSYPLLRLEVVRSVGGFDTGLKSSQDHDLWIRIAEKHTIAYCNEPLVNYYITQDSISSNIENKVQGFEYLLNKYEQHYKENTSIYNYRLNYIAYCLLKSRHFKSYLKFTVQAFKVKLFCKYNFMILNKLVKKIKSLIY from the coding sequence ATGGATAAAATTTCTTGTGTAATTACAACTTATAAACGTCCAGTCGTTACTTTGAGGCGAGCAGTTGAGAGTATTGTTAATCAAACCTACTCTAATTTAGAAATAATTATAGTAAATGATGCGCCACAGTTAATTGAATTATCCGAACAAATTCGAATAATGTTATCTACTTACACCAACTTTCCTTTAACCTATATAGTTCATAAAGAAAATATGGGGGCGTGTCATGCGAGAAACACGGCGATTAGACATGCAACAGGAAATTATGTGGCATTCTTGGATGATGATGATGAGTGGCTAACGACTAAGCTAGAAAAGCAATATAAGCTAATATGCAAGGAAGATGTAGCTTTAGTGTATTGTGATCACTATGAAATCCAAACCAATGGCGATCGAAAATTAGTAAAAGAGCCATTGGCGCGAGAAGGACTTCATACAAATGATTTTGAACGTTTATTGCTAGAAAACTTTATTGGTTCAACCTCCTACCCACTGTTAAGACTAGAGGTGGTTCGATCTGTTGGAGGATTTGATACTGGATTAAAGTCATCGCAGGATCATGACTTGTGGATTCGGATCGCTGAGAAACATACAATTGCTTACTGTAATGAACCGTTAGTAAATTATTATATTACCCAGGATTCTATTTCCTCAAATATTGAAAACAAGGTACAGGGATTTGAATACTTATTAAATAAGTATGAACAACATTATAAAGAAAATACTAGTATTTATAATTATAGACTAAACTATATTGCATACTGCCTTCTAAAAAGCAGACATTTTAAAAGTTATCTGAAATTTACTGTGCAAGCATTTAAAGTAAAATTATTTTGTAAATACAATTTCATGATTTTGAATAAGCTAGTAAAAAAAATAAAAAGTCTAATATATTAA
- a CDS encoding glycosyltransferase family 4 protein, giving the protein MKKRKICFIAQFPPPIHGLSKAVDTLYHSNLADEFEFEKVNLTDNNQFVKNLYKVWKSSADLFYFTISQTKGGNLRDLVLFKMLEWKKRKCLVHLHGGRYRELVDNELPKWQKSLNYKAIKKIAGTIVLSSSLKSIFQGMIDEDKIYIVPNCVDDQYLMSDKEFEVKSEALIHKEVLQVLYLSNFIRSKGYPQVLEMATLEKDRVEKGAKKQLHFNFAGQFFDNKERVFFESYIREHELKEFITYHGVVNGQQKKDLLKQCDIFTLLTRYPNEGQPISILEAMGNGMIIVTTDHAGIPDIVTDGINGIIVSDDFKETRAIYTRLYDLKDQSRIIGVRNRTTCISDYCEIEYLKKMSCIFKDV; this is encoded by the coding sequence ATGAAAAAGAGAAAAATATGCTTTATTGCACAGTTTCCCCCTCCAATTCATGGATTATCTAAGGCTGTGGATACTCTATACCATTCCAATTTAGCTGATGAATTTGAATTTGAAAAAGTGAATCTAACAGATAACAATCAATTTGTTAAAAATCTATATAAGGTATGGAAGAGTAGTGCTGATCTATTCTATTTCACTATTAGCCAAACAAAAGGTGGGAACTTAAGGGATCTAGTTTTATTTAAAATGCTGGAGTGGAAAAAAAGAAAATGCCTGGTGCATCTTCATGGTGGCCGCTACCGTGAGCTAGTTGACAATGAGTTACCAAAGTGGCAAAAGAGTTTAAATTACAAAGCAATAAAAAAAATTGCAGGCACTATTGTACTTAGTTCATCTCTAAAGAGCATATTTCAAGGGATGATTGATGAAGATAAAATATATATTGTTCCAAACTGTGTGGATGATCAGTACCTCATGTCAGATAAAGAGTTTGAAGTTAAGAGTGAGGCATTAATTCATAAGGAAGTCCTACAAGTGCTATACCTTAGTAACTTTATAAGAAGTAAAGGTTACCCGCAAGTTTTAGAAATGGCAACGTTGGAGAAAGACAGGGTTGAGAAAGGTGCTAAAAAGCAGCTTCATTTTAACTTTGCCGGTCAATTTTTTGACAATAAGGAAAGAGTTTTTTTTGAAAGCTACATCAGGGAACATGAACTCAAGGAATTTATTACATATCACGGCGTTGTTAATGGACAACAGAAAAAAGATCTATTGAAACAATGCGATATCTTCACCTTACTTACTAGATATCCAAATGAAGGTCAACCAATTTCCATATTGGAAGCAATGGGAAATGGTATGATTATTGTAACGACTGATCATGCAGGTATTCCTGATATAGTCACGGATGGGATTAATGGAATAATTGTTTCGGATGATTTTAAAGAAACAAGAGCAATCTATACAAGATTATATGATTTAAAAGACCAATCTAGAATAATAGGAGTAAGAAATCGTACAACGTGTATTTCTGATTACTGTGAAATTGAATATTTAAAAAAAATGAGCTGCATTTTTAAGGATGTATAG
- a CDS encoding acyltransferase, which translates to MNCNWFKIFLRIIKVRYGSDLTLNGTPIIYSKSGEKLSIGDHVTINSSFLSNLLGLYQRTIIITRTSDAVVKIGNHVGISGATIYARRSIVIGDYTLIGANTKIMDNDFHPVNPKVRRNTPNEKMGIQPIVIGENVFIGCNCLILKGSRIGNNSVIGAGSVVSGDIPANCVAAGNPARVIKKLDINEQGAGQ; encoded by the coding sequence GTGAATTGCAACTGGTTTAAGATCTTCCTGCGAATAATTAAAGTGCGTTACGGGTCAGATCTCACACTTAATGGGACTCCAATTATTTACAGTAAATCTGGTGAAAAGCTGTCTATTGGAGATCATGTTACTATTAATTCATCGTTTCTATCAAATTTACTGGGATTGTATCAGAGAACAATCATTATAACTCGAACTTCTGATGCAGTAGTTAAGATAGGAAATCATGTGGGAATATCAGGAGCAACAATATATGCTCGTAGAAGTATAGTCATTGGTGATTACACACTTATAGGAGCAAATACAAAAATAATGGATAATGATTTCCACCCAGTTAATCCAAAAGTTAGAAGAAATACACCAAATGAAAAGATGGGTATTCAACCAATTGTAATTGGTGAGAATGTGTTTATTGGATGTAACTGTCTCATACTTAAAGGGAGTAGAATAGGAAACAACTCCGTGATCGGTGCAGGAAGTGTTGTGAGTGGAGATATTCCCGCTAATTGTGTGGCTGCTGGTAATCCCGCAAGAGTAATAAAGAAACTAGACATTAATGAACAAGGTGCAGGTCAATGA
- a CDS encoding glycosyltransferase family 4 protein, with protein sequence MKKKLLIYAHYYIPDVASTGQILKELAEGMLDAFEITVVCVVPSYSGKVAEEYRTKLFYREEINGVNIIRIRVPEFSKSNKTSRIKNILAYFIGAMVVTLKVGKMDFVFSISQPPILGGLLGFWGKWVKRAKYIYNIQDFNPEQTMAVGYSKNKLILKVMLWLDKISCRRADKVIVVGRDMVETLNTRFKGSRIPNHVFINNWIDEKEIYPVPDNDEKIRAFKREYGLEKKFVIMYSGNLGLYYDLENLMYVLKEFRDREDIIFAFVGEGSIRKELIQIKNKYALSNVVFIPYQNKSDLIYSLNAGDVHWCINAKGIKGVSVPSKLYGIMAAGKPVLGVLDKGSEARLIIEDANCGYVTIPGDYEGVKELIEKITSEDERIKLEDKARQGREYLVKYLTKDVSIKKYVMEIMSSGRQ encoded by the coding sequence ATGAAAAAAAAACTGTTAATTTATGCACACTATTACATTCCTGATGTGGCTTCAACAGGTCAGATTCTGAAAGAGTTAGCAGAAGGAATGCTTGATGCATTTGAGATAACTGTAGTATGCGTTGTTCCGTCGTATTCCGGAAAGGTGGCTGAGGAATATCGGACAAAGCTGTTCTACAGAGAAGAAATCAACGGTGTAAATATAATTCGTATTCGAGTCCCCGAATTTTCAAAGAGTAATAAAACTAGTAGAATTAAAAATATTTTAGCTTACTTCATTGGAGCTATGGTGGTCACATTGAAAGTCGGAAAGATGGATTTTGTTTTCTCCATCTCACAACCCCCCATTCTGGGAGGTCTGCTTGGATTTTGGGGGAAGTGGGTGAAAAGAGCCAAGTACATCTACAACATTCAAGACTTTAATCCTGAGCAAACCATGGCTGTTGGGTATAGCAAGAATAAACTAATTCTTAAAGTGATGCTGTGGCTCGACAAAATCAGCTGTAGACGTGCAGATAAGGTAATTGTTGTTGGCCGTGATATGGTGGAGACTTTAAATACTAGATTTAAAGGCTCTAGAATTCCGAATCATGTATTTATTAATAATTGGATTGATGAGAAAGAGATCTATCCTGTACCAGATAATGACGAAAAAATAAGGGCGTTTAAAAGGGAGTATGGATTAGAAAAGAAGTTTGTAATCATGTATTCGGGCAATTTAGGACTTTATTATGATTTAGAAAATTTAATGTATGTATTAAAAGAGTTTCGAGATAGAGAGGATATAATATTCGCTTTTGTAGGTGAAGGCTCAATCCGAAAAGAATTGATTCAGATAAAGAATAAGTACGCGCTAAGTAATGTAGTATTCATACCTTATCAGAATAAATCGGATCTAATCTATAGTCTAAATGCTGGTGATGTACACTGGTGTATTAATGCCAAAGGAATTAAAGGAGTTTCTGTACCAAGTAAGCTTTATGGCATAATGGCTGCGGGCAAACCGGTGTTAGGAGTACTGGACAAAGGCTCAGAGGCACGGCTTATTATCGAGGATGCAAATTGTGGATATGTCACAATTCCTGGTGACTATGAAGGGGTCAAGGAGCTAATTGAGAAAATTACTTCGGAAGATGAAAGAATTAAGTTAGAGGATAAAGCAAGACAAGGTAGAGAATACTTAGTTAAGTATCTTACGAAAGACGTATCTATAAAAAAATATGTGATGGAGATTATGAGCAGCGGGAGGCAATAG
- the gmd gene encoding GDP-mannose 4,6-dehydratase — translation MKKALITGVTGQDGSYLAEFLLDKGYEVHGVIRRSSSYNQERLEDLLTEEEADALMNHNHFQLHYGDITDTSNVIRLINDIRPDEIYNLAAQSHVRVSFDMPEYTADVDGIGTLRILEAVRILGLAEKTRIYQASTSELYGKVQEVPQSETTPFYPRSPYGVAKIYGFWITKNYRESYNMFAVNGILFNHESERRGETFVTRKISLAAARIAAGKQKKLTLGNLDSLRDWGYAKDYVECMWLILQHDRPEDFVIATGEMHTVREFVELAFKHVSIQIEWVGQGADEKGINKATGEIIVEIDSKFFRPAEVDQLLGNPTKAKTLLGWNPRRTSFDELVRLMVVADRKKVEKEHKARRMFD, via the coding sequence ATGAAGAAGGCGCTTATTACTGGAGTAACGGGACAGGACGGATCCTACTTGGCGGAGTTTCTGCTAGATAAGGGATATGAGGTTCACGGAGTTATCCGTAGAAGCTCGTCTTATAATCAAGAGCGTTTAGAAGATCTATTAACGGAAGAAGAAGCAGATGCTCTGATGAATCATAATCACTTTCAATTGCATTATGGAGATATAACCGATACATCTAATGTTATTCGACTAATTAACGATATTCGACCGGATGAGATCTATAATTTAGCTGCTCAATCACATGTGCGTGTATCGTTTGACATGCCCGAGTATACAGCAGACGTAGACGGAATTGGTACGCTCCGAATTCTTGAAGCTGTTCGTATCTTGGGCCTTGCAGAGAAGACTCGTATATACCAAGCTTCGACATCGGAGCTTTACGGTAAAGTTCAAGAGGTTCCCCAAAGTGAAACGACACCTTTCTATCCACGCTCACCTTATGGCGTTGCCAAAATCTATGGCTTCTGGATAACGAAGAATTATCGCGAATCCTACAATATGTTCGCTGTTAATGGCATCTTGTTTAATCATGAATCTGAACGCCGTGGTGAAACCTTTGTCACTCGTAAAATTTCTCTAGCTGCAGCTCGAATTGCAGCAGGAAAACAAAAGAAGCTAACACTAGGAAATCTCGATTCATTGCGCGATTGGGGCTATGCCAAGGATTATGTGGAGTGTATGTGGCTTATTCTACAGCATGATAGGCCAGAGGACTTTGTAATTGCTACTGGTGAAATGCATACGGTTAGGGAGTTTGTAGAGCTGGCATTTAAGCATGTTAGCATTCAGATTGAATGGGTAGGGCAAGGAGCTGATGAGAAAGGAATTAATAAAGCAACAGGTGAGATCATTGTTGAGATTGATTCCAAGTTCTTCCGACCAGCAGAAGTAGATCAATTGTTAGGGAACCCGACCAAAGCAAAAACATTGCTGGGTTGGAATCCTAGAAGAACTTCATTCGATGAGTTAGTACGTCTCATGGTTGTAGCGGATAGGAAAAAAGTTGAGAAAGAACATAAAGCAAGAAGAATGTTTGATTAG
- a CDS encoding GDP-L-fucose synthase: MKFHSKIYIAGHRGLVGSAINRRLEQEGYTNLIYRTSAELDLRNQLEVEKFFSMEQPEYVFLAAAKVGGIVANNTYPADFIRDNLMIQNNIIDAAYRNGVKKLLFLGSTCIYPKFAPQPMKEEYLLTGELEPTNEPYAIAKIAGIKMCQSYNRQYGTKYISVMPTNLYGPNDNFDLQSSHVLPALIRKFHEAKQANAEFVEVWGTGTPRREFLYSDDLADACVYLMNHYESDEIVNIGVGSDISIKELAELVSSTVGFEGAITFNTSKPDGTPRKLVDVSKLNNLGWKSSTALEVGIKQAYEWFLQSHLAKA, translated from the coding sequence ATGAAATTTCATTCAAAAATATATATTGCCGGTCACCGCGGATTGGTGGGTTCGGCTATAAATAGAAGATTAGAACAAGAAGGATACACGAATCTCATCTATCGGACCAGCGCCGAGCTGGACCTTCGCAACCAGTTAGAAGTCGAGAAATTCTTCTCAATGGAGCAACCCGAGTATGTGTTCTTAGCTGCCGCTAAGGTTGGTGGCATAGTTGCCAATAACACATATCCTGCGGACTTCATTCGTGATAATCTCATGATTCAGAATAATATTATCGATGCTGCTTACAGAAACGGTGTCAAAAAGCTATTGTTCCTGGGAAGCACATGCATCTATCCAAAGTTTGCACCACAGCCGATGAAGGAAGAATATTTGCTTACAGGCGAGCTAGAGCCGACGAATGAACCCTATGCCATCGCCAAAATTGCAGGTATAAAGATGTGTCAATCCTACAATCGTCAATATGGCACCAAGTATATCTCCGTAATGCCAACGAACTTATACGGACCTAACGATAACTTTGACCTACAGTCATCCCATGTACTGCCGGCTCTCATTCGTAAGTTTCATGAAGCAAAGCAAGCGAATGCAGAATTCGTAGAAGTATGGGGGACGGGAACGCCAAGACGAGAATTTCTATATTCCGATGACCTTGCCGATGCGTGCGTGTATCTCATGAATCATTATGAAAGTGATGAAATCGTAAACATTGGCGTCGGTTCAGATATCTCGATAAAAGAGCTGGCAGAGTTGGTCAGCAGCACAGTTGGTTTTGAAGGAGCTATTACATTTAACACCTCCAAACCCGATGGAACGCCAAGAAAGCTGGTGGATGTATCCAAGCTAAACAATCTTGGGTGGAAATCATCCACTGCATTAGAAGTAGGTATTAAACAAGCATATGAATGGTTTCTGCAATCGCACCTGGCTAAAGCTTAG
- a CDS encoding sugar transferase, which produces MAPNPLRNQVEAVLEGEPIYNKNAIAIKKRSRRGYLMVKRAMDVVGAGLGLIVLSPLFLIISILIKLENPTAPVFFYQMRVGKKEVQFKMYKFRSMVPNAEKLLDSLLDQNEIEGAMFKMKEDPRITTVGRFIRRTSIDELPQLWNVFIGEMSLVGPRPPLPREVAEYTSYDKQRLRVTPGCTGLWQVSGRNDLSFRQMVELDLEYIQNRSISLDVRLILQTVKVMLKSNNAY; this is translated from the coding sequence ATGGCGCCTAACCCACTTCGTAATCAAGTGGAAGCGGTACTAGAAGGGGAACCTATATACAATAAAAATGCTATAGCCATCAAAAAACGCAGCAGGCGTGGATACCTCATGGTTAAAAGAGCAATGGATGTTGTGGGGGCAGGACTTGGACTTATCGTACTGTCACCTCTTTTTTTAATTATTTCAATTCTGATCAAACTTGAGAATCCGACAGCTCCTGTATTCTTCTATCAGATGAGAGTCGGTAAGAAGGAAGTACAGTTCAAGATGTATAAGTTTCGATCAATGGTTCCGAACGCAGAGAAGCTGCTTGATAGTCTGCTGGATCAGAACGAAATTGAAGGTGCAATGTTTAAGATGAAGGAAGACCCGCGGATTACAACGGTTGGTCGATTTATTCGGCGGACAAGTATAGATGAGCTTCCTCAGTTATGGAATGTCTTCATTGGAGAGATGTCGCTTGTTGGACCGCGTCCGCCACTTCCAAGAGAGGTTGCTGAATATACCAGCTACGACAAACAGCGTCTGCGTGTAACACCGGGCTGTACAGGCTTGTGGCAAGTAAGTGGGCGTAATGATCTTAGTTTTAGACAAATGGTGGAGTTAGATTTGGAGTACATACAAAATAGAAGCATTTCGCTAGATGTGAGGTTAATACTACAAACTGTTAAGGTTATGCTGAAGTCGAATAACGCCTACTAA
- the galU gene encoding UTP--glucose-1-phosphate uridylyltransferase GalU yields MIKVKKAIIPAAGLGTRFLPATKAMPKEMLPIVDKPTIQYIVEEAIESGIEDIIIVTGKGKRAIEDHFDSAFELEHNLLSKGKLGLLEEVQRSSRVDIHYIRQKEARGLGHAVWCARNFIGNEPFAVLLGDDIVRAEVPCTKQLIQQFDQHQKSIIGVKPVPIEETERYGIVDVVPSESALFTINRLVEKPKQGTAPSNLAIMGRYILTPDIFQYLKRQEVGAGGEIQLTDAIQHLNVHKGTYAYAFEGTRYDVGEKLGFIKTTLDFALHNEELRLPLLSAMQELVERELIK; encoded by the coding sequence ATGATTAAAGTGAAAAAAGCCATTATTCCTGCGGCGGGTTTAGGCACTCGTTTTCTGCCTGCGACCAAAGCAATGCCGAAGGAAATGCTGCCTATCGTCGATAAGCCGACCATTCAATACATTGTTGAAGAAGCAATAGAGTCGGGTATTGAAGATATCATAATTGTCACAGGCAAGGGCAAGCGTGCTATTGAAGATCATTTTGATAGTGCGTTTGAATTGGAACATAATTTGTTGAGTAAAGGAAAACTGGGTCTACTAGAAGAAGTGCAGAGATCCTCACGAGTGGATATACATTATATCCGCCAGAAGGAAGCACGCGGTCTAGGACATGCCGTGTGGTGTGCGCGCAACTTCATAGGGAACGAGCCGTTCGCAGTGCTGCTTGGCGATGATATTGTTCGCGCAGAAGTTCCTTGTACGAAGCAGCTCATTCAGCAATTCGATCAACATCAGAAATCTATTATTGGTGTAAAACCTGTTCCAATAGAAGAAACTGAGCGATATGGCATAGTAGATGTGGTCCCGAGTGAAAGTGCTCTATTTACTATTAACCGATTAGTTGAGAAGCCTAAGCAGGGAACCGCTCCATCAAACCTAGCCATTATGGGTCGGTATATTCTGACACCGGACATCTTCCAGTATTTGAAACGTCAAGAGGTTGGGGCCGGTGGTGAGATTCAACTAACAGACGCTATTCAACATTTAAACGTACATAAAGGCACTTACGCTTATGCATTCGAAGGAACCCGTTACGATGTAGGGGAGAAGCTAGGGTTCATCAAAACAACATTAGACTTTGCATTACATAATGAAGAACTCAGACTTCCCTTACTCTCGGCTATGCAAGAGCTGGTAGAACGTGAACTCATTAAATAA
- a CDS encoding CpsD/CapB family tyrosine-protein kinase produces the protein MSRLKNKRQLITLTNPKSPISESFRALRTNIEYSSIDEQLQVIMVTSAGPGEGKSTTITNLAITYAQTDRKVLLIDADLRKPTAHHTFSLSNRFGLSSVLSKQCKIEDAIQNSSLSNMDILTAGVIPPNPAEMVGSKRMVELLEELKGWYDLILIDTPPLLAVTDAQIIATKCDGAILVVDQGRVKRDLAKKAIQHLEHVNARILGVVLNNVKRKASEEAYYYYYGSQE, from the coding sequence GTGTCTCGATTGAAAAATAAACGCCAGCTGATTACGCTAACGAATCCCAAATCGCCGATATCGGAATCCTTCAGGGCACTCAGAACCAATATTGAGTACTCCTCCATTGATGAGCAGCTTCAGGTCATTATGGTAACCTCTGCCGGACCCGGCGAAGGCAAATCTACGACAATTACCAACCTTGCCATCACTTATGCGCAGACAGACCGGAAGGTACTGCTCATCGATGCGGACCTGCGCAAGCCAACGGCGCATCATACCTTCTCCTTGAGCAATCGATTCGGTCTCTCCTCTGTCTTATCTAAGCAGTGTAAGATTGAGGATGCCATTCAAAACTCGAGCCTATCGAATATGGACATTCTGACAGCAGGCGTCATTCCTCCCAATCCAGCAGAGATGGTAGGATCGAAGAGAATGGTTGAGCTGCTGGAGGAGCTTAAGGGCTGGTATGATCTCATTCTAATAGATACTCCACCATTGCTGGCGGTTACGGATGCTCAGATTATTGCAACCAAATGCGACGGGGCCATTCTAGTCGTTGATCAAGGCAGAGTGAAGAGGGATCTCGCCAAGAAGGCGATCCAACACCTGGAGCACGTCAACGCTCGTATTCTGGGTGTGGTGCTTAATAACGTCAAGCGGAAGGCAAGCGAAGAAGCCTATTACTATTATTATGGATCACAGGAATAA
- a CDS encoding Wzz/FepE/Etk N-terminal domain-containing protein, translating to MTNELDLRQYMIILRKRLALILVFVLICSAAAAAFSLFLKDKLYEASTKIIVNQTSNQLATGQLDLNQINTNIRMIDTYKEIMKTPAILDQVASRYPELGFTAEQLARKIGVSSVNNTQVMTLQVQDVDYRKAAETVNAVSIVFQEEIQHIFKVENVTILNLADVEASPSPISPNVPLNIAIAFVVSLMVAVGVVFLMEYLDDTIKTEADVLEYLGQPTLAMISKISPEEARSGEYQPKKAVHTYKGGEIERVSIEK from the coding sequence GTGACTAACGAACTGGATTTGCGTCAGTATATGATTATACTTCGTAAGAGATTGGCTCTGATTCTCGTATTTGTACTTATTTGTTCAGCAGCAGCAGCGGCATTCAGTCTATTCCTGAAGGATAAGTTGTATGAAGCCTCTACCAAAATAATCGTGAATCAAACCTCGAACCAGCTTGCCACAGGCCAGCTCGACCTGAATCAGATTAACACCAATATTCGCATGATTGATACGTACAAAGAGATTATGAAAACGCCGGCGATTCTGGATCAGGTAGCTTCAAGATATCCAGAGCTAGGCTTTACGGCAGAGCAGCTAGCCCGCAAGATCGGTGTAAGCTCAGTTAATAACACGCAGGTCATGACTCTGCAGGTACAGGATGTAGATTATCGCAAAGCAGCGGAGACAGTTAACGCGGTGTCGATTGTATTCCAAGAAGAGATCCAGCACATATTCAAGGTGGAGAATGTCACCATATTGAACTTGGCGGACGTCGAGGCATCGCCTAGTCCTATATCACCGAATGTGCCGCTTAACATTGCCATTGCTTTTGTAGTGTCACTGATGGTAGCAGTCGGCGTCGTATTCCTGATGGAATACTTGGACGACACCATTAAGACAGAAGCAGATGTATTGGAATACTTAGGCCAGCCCACACTGGCCATGATCTCTAAGATATCCCCAGAGGAGGCTCGTTCCGGCGAATACCAACCCAAGAAAGCAGTTCACACTTACAAAGGGGGAGAAATAGAGCGTGTCTCGATTGAAAAATAA